A window of Mycolicibacterium madagascariense genomic DNA:
GACCGGCTTGGCGCCTACACCCCGCGGATGTGCGCCGAGATGCTCGACGGCATCCGGCGATTCCGCTTGGACGACGCGCTGCGGGTGCTCATCCTCACCGGTTCGGGCCGCGGCTTTTGCGCCGGTGGCGACGTCTCGCCCGACGCGGGCTTCGCCGACGACCTCACCAAGCAGGTGGGGCGCGCACGCGAACTGCGCGAGGACTCGCACGCGGTCATCACGGCCCTGACCAAGCTCGACAAACCGGTGCTGTGTGCGGTCAACGGGATCGCCGTCAACGGCGGACTCGCCTTCGCGCTCGCCTGTGATCTGCGGATCGTGGCGGAGAGCGCCCGACTCGGTGACACCAGCGGCCGGGCCGGTCTGCTGCCTGACGAGGGCGGTGCCTGGCTGTTTCCCCGGGCCATGGGTTATGACAGGGCATTTCGCATGGTGGCGCTGTCGGAGATCTACGACTCCGCTACCGCGTCGACCCTCGGATTGGCCACCGAGGTCGTGCCCGACGCCGAATTGGAGTCGCGCTCCATCGAGCTCGCCGAGCGGTTCGTGGCTGCCGCACCGCTGGCGGTTCGGGCCGTCAAGACCATGATGCGACGCGGTCTGGAATCCACCCTGGACTCCTCGCTCGGGGATGCCCAGCAGGCGGTGCTCTGGGTCGGACCCAGCGATGACGCGCAGGAGGGCAAGGCGGCGTTCCTGGAGCGACGCGCTCCGAAGTTCACTGGTCACTAGGGAAAACGAATCGACTGAACGTTCTCCGACACTCAGCTATACATGTATAGTCAGCCCCAAGGAAAGGACAACACCGTGGCACTCATCGAAAACAGCGTCGGCGAACTTCCCTATCGGCTGACCGACTTCGACCAACACTCCTACGAGGCCGAGGACTGCTTTTCGCGGTTCATGCCGAAGGCAAAGCTCGACACCGCCGTGCGCACCATCATCGCGCCGAGCGGGCGAAAGATGTTGCTCGCCAACGATCGCCTCGTCACCGCACTCGAAAACGACATGGATCAGGCCTACGTCCCGGGCTCACTGGTGGAGATGCTGAAGCAGCGCGCATCCGGCGATGCCACCGACGCCGACCGGTTCTATGAACCAATGCAGATCGAGTACCTGGACAAGGAGGCGCGCCTCAAGCAACTCGACGAGCAGCAGATCGAGCGGACCATCATGTATCCGGGTGGCTGGGCACTGTTCGCCGAGCAGTACCTGACGGGGATCGAGCCCCTGTATGACAACCTCGAGTCGTTCAACAAGTGGATCGACGAGGACTGGGGTTTCGCGCACCAGGACCGCATCTACGCTCCGGCGATGCTGTCCTTCCGCGACCTCGACCGTGCCGTCGAGGAACTCGAGCGCGTCCTGAACGCCGGCGCCCGATTCATCGTGCTGCCCGCTGGCCCGGCCTACGGCCGCTCACCCGGCGACCCGTACTTCGATCCGATCTGGTCGCGCATCAACGAAGCCAGGGCCGTGGTGTGCTACCACATCTCTGAATTCCACTACCAGGACAACGTCGCCTCCCACTGGGGTTGGGAACTGAAGCCGCCGTTCCAGTTCTCGGCGTGGCAGTGGCAGAACACCTACGGTGAGCGCCCAATTACGGATACGTTGTCGGCCTTGATCTTCGACAACGTCTTCGGGCGCTTCCCGAACATCAAGGTGCTCGTCAGCGAGTTCGGTGCGGAATGGGTACCGCACTTCATCCGTCACATGGACAAGAGCCGCGGCATGGCTCGGGGCGGCCCGTGGCTGGGCGGACAGCTCACCGAGCGGCCCAGCACGATCTTCAAGAGACACGTCCGGGTGGTGCCCTACCCGGAGGACGACACCATCGGCCTCATCGAGAAGCTTGGCTCCACCGAGACCCTGCTGATGGGGTCGGATTGGCCGCACGCCGAGGGTCTGCGCGAGCCCGCCGACTTCTGGAACAAGGTCGACGGCCTCGACGACGAGACCAAGCGCCTCTTCCTCCGCGAGAACGGCATGAAACTCAGCAGCGGTATCGTCTAACCGTGACCGGGCATCGTCGCGAAGAGCCATACCCGTCCAATGGTGAACTGGTGCAGCGCTTTCCGGGAGAGCCGATCACGCATGACAACGCGGCGCACTACCGTGGTCGGTTGCGCAAGCAGCTACTCGTGAACCGCTGCGACGATTGCGCGATCTGGCATGCCCCGCCAAAGCCGGTGTGCCCCGAGTGCTGGTCGGCGAACGTCACCGCCACCCCGGTCACCGGCAACGGCGAAATCTTCATGAACGTCTTTCTCCACCAGGGTCCCCCCGCTCCAGGCGTCGACTATTCGACTCCGTATCCGGTGGTGACCGTGGAGCTGGAAGAGCAGGTGGGACTGCGGTTTACCGCGACCGTGGCCGACGCAGACAACGACGACATCCGGATTGGTCAGGCCGTGCGCCTCGACTGGCGGGAGCGAAACGGTGCGCCGATGCCGGTCTTCGTCCTGGCCGGAGCCGGCGCGTGAGCAACTCGTCGCGCAATCCCATGAAGGACCACGTGGCCATCGCCGGTGCCTCGACCACCGGTTTCGTCGCGAGCAATCTCGAACGCAGTCAGACCTCGCTGGCCGCAGAGGCGTGCATCGACGTGATCCGGAAGTGCGGACTCACTGCGGCCGACGTCGACGGACTGTGCGGCAGTTGGCCGAACGCGGAGATCCTGCAGGCAGCGCTGGGGCTACCGGAAATAACTTGGTCGGGTAATCCGACGATTCCGATGGTCGACCACGTCGCGACGGCTGCTGCGGCCGTTCACAGTGGGCTTTGCGAGGTGGCGCTGGTGTACCACGCCGCCTACCGCTCGGCGTGGAATACCACCTCCTCGCTCAAGGACCCGTTCCGCCGCATTGCCACTCCTGGTCTATCGGATCCACACCCCGGGCCGGAGTCGGTCGCCGCTGCGGTGGGCTATACCGCGTGGGCATCGCGGTACATGTACGAGTACGGGGCGACCAGTGAGGACTTCGGGCTGGTCGCCATCAACGACCGGACCAACGCGGCCCGCAATCCCGCTGCGGCCAAGCGTGATCCGATGACGATGGAGGACTACCTCGCCTCTCGGATGATCCGCTGGCCGCTGCGTTTGCTCGACATGGACGTGCCGGTGGACGGCGCCGACGCCTTCATCGTCACGACGACCGAACGGGCCCGCGATCTGCCGCTGCCGCCGGTGCTGATCAACGCCGCGGTGCTCGGACAGGTCGCACACAATGAAGAGGACCAGACCGTCAGCCTGCGTCACCACGGTCAGCAGGTGGTGGTCGACACGTTGAAGCGCAAGGGCGACTTCTGGATCGACGACGTCGACGTCTACTTCCCCTACGACGGTTTCACCCCCATCACGCTGAATTGGATCGAGAACGCGGGGTGGTGCAAGCCGGGAGAGGCGGGCGACTTCCTTCGGGAGCACTGGGTTCCGGAAGAGAAGCGCGCGTTGATCAACGGCCGGATTCCGATCAACCCGCACGGTGGGTCGCTGTCCGAAGGCGCGACGCAGGGTTCCGGTCACGTCCGCGAGGCCGTCCATCAACTCCAGGGGCTCGCCGGCGACCGTCAGGTGCCCGATGCGCGCACGGCGCTGGTCACCGCGGGCGGATTCTTCTTCAATGCCCAAGGCCTGACATTGCACACGGGTTGAGTCGGCAGATGTCGGAGACCGTCCTGGACATGTTCCGCCGCAACGTCACCGACGCTCCGGACAGCCCGATGCTGGCATACTTCGACGGCGTCCTGACGGTGGGGGACGTCGACCGGGTCTCCAATGCATTGGCCGTGGCGCTGACCGACGGTGGCTTCACCCGCGGTGACCGTCTGGCGCTGTACCTGCAGAACGTTCCGCAGTACGTCATCGCGTTGATTGCAGCGTGGAAGCTGGGCGGCATCGCGGTCGCCATCAATCCGATGCTGACTCCGCGCGAGATCGACAAGCTGATCGCCGACTCGACCCCGACGACGTTCCTCGCGCTGAGCGAACTGTATTCCGACGATCTCGCCACGACTCTCGATCGATCGTCGGTGACGCGGGTGATCACCACGAGTGCTGTCGACTTTCAGCATGCGAACGACGCTCGCGTCCTTCCCGCCGAACGGCTTTCGACTCCGGTGGGTACCGACGACCTCACCGATCTCGTCGACCATTTCGACGGCCAGACGCCTGAAGTCCTGATGGTCACGCCCGACGACGTCGCCGTCATCACCTACACCTCTGGCACCACCGGTGTGCCCAAGGGTGCGATGAACACTCACCACAACGTGGCGACCGGCGGGTCGGCCTACCGCGACTGGTTCGGTCTCGGTGCCGACGACGTCATTCTCGGGGTGGCCCCGCTGTTCCATGTCACCGGACTGTCCGGGCACATCGCGGTTGCGATCGCCGCGCGCGCGTCACTGGTGCTGTCCTACCGCTTCGACATCGGCGTGACACTCGACATGATCCGTGCGTACGCGCCGACCTTCACCGTCGGTGCCATCACGGTCTTCATCGCTCTGGCCAATTCGGCTGACGTCACGAACGACGCGCTGTCGTCGCTGGCGACGATCGCCTCGGGCGGTGCCCCGATCCCAGCCGCCACGGTGGAGCGCTTCGAGACTCGCTTTGGCGTGTACGTCCACAACGTCTACGGGATGACCGAGACGACGTCGCCGGTCCTGAGCGTGCCGATGGGCACGAGGGCGCCGGTGGGTGCGGAGACCGAGGCGCTGTCCGTCGGCGTCCCGGTGCTGAGCGCCGAGGTGCGCGTGGTCGACGAGACAGGTGCGGCGCTGCCGGCCGGGCAGCTCGGCGAGCTCGCGGTACGCGGACCTCAGATCGTTCCGGGCTACTGGCGCAACGAGATCGAGACCTCCGCCGCGATCAAGGGCGGCTGGCTGCTGACGGGTGACGTCGGCTACGTCGACGACGACGGCTGGTACTACCTCGTCGACCGCAAGAAGGACATGATCGTCGTGAGCGGCTACAAGGTGTGGCCGCGGGAGGTAGAGGACGTGCTGTACACCCACGACGCCATTCTCGAAGCTGGCGTGGTGGGCATACCCGATCCTTACCGCGGTGAGACGGTGAAGGCGTATGTCTCTCTGCGCGATGGCTTTACGGTGGAGCCGCACGAGCTGGTCGACTTCTGCCGGGCTCGGATGGCCGCCTACAAGTATCCGCGCGAAGTGGAGATCGTCGACGTGATTCCGAAGACCGCGACCGGAAAGATCCTGCGGCGCAGTCTGCGGGACGGGGTCAGCCGATGACCAACACTGCAGAAAGACACGATGCTGCGCCCGATCCGCGAGGCGACTGGGCACCCAGCCGGGGCGTGCTCATGAGCTACGCCTACCTCGGCTCGTGCCCCCAGGCGATCGATCGCACGCATGCGCAGAACGTACTGCGGCTCAGGGAGGACCTTCGCACGTCCGCGGGCGCGGTCATGGCGGCTCCGCTGGCGATAGGGATGCTGGACGCGGCGGTGGTGAACGTCGAGTCGATGCACGTCCGCGCCGTCACGCAGGTCGACGTCACCGTCGTCGACTGTGCGCTCGACGTGGAGCGGGTGCTGTCGGCGGGGGCGATCACCGCCGAAGCCCGCTCGCAACTGTTCACCGAGGCCGCGATCGCCGACGCGGACGAGCCGCAGCGTCGGATCGGCTTCGGCAGCGCCAACTGGGCGGTGGTCGGGACGACACCGCAACGATTCTGCTTTCCCGAACCGGCTGCCGTCCTTCCCGGCGCCGGTGCGCTCCCGCCACTGTGGCATGCCTACTCGGCTCGGCGCCGCTTCGACGGCCTACTCGAGATCCCGCGGTTGCAAGACCCAGGTGCCGAGCGACTGCACCACGCACCGATGCTGGTCGTGGCCGAGGCGGTGGCGTTGGAACACGCCGTCGAGACGCTGGGTACCGACCAACTGTGGGTCGATTCCCTGAGCATGTCCCTTGTCGCGCCCGGCCGGGTGGGTCCGTTCATTGCGACGCCCGTGTTCAGCGCGGTCGACACCGAAACGGTGGGTTGTCGGGTGGAGTTGCGCGATACCGGCTGGGACGACTGTCTGGTGGCTGCGGCATTCATCCGCATGCAGTCCTACTGAGGACGTCGTGGCGTTGCCCGAGAGAAGATTTCGGCTCAGCGGTAGCCGGTGGCCCGCGCCACCAGCGCCACCTTGCCGTCGTCGCCGATGGCCTGCGCGTCGGCGACGCCACTGCTGCGGCCGACGCGCACCGCCGCTCCCACGTAACGGGTCCGCGCCCCAGCGACGAAGGGGCGCAGGAAGTTCACCCGCAGCGATGCGGTCTGCAGGGGAGTGTCGGCGCGGCCCTCGTTCATCGCCGCCGATGCCGCGAACTCCAGGGCGGCCGATGCGACGCCGCCGTGCACGATGTCGATCTCGTTGTTGAGGCAGGGGTCGACCCGCTGCGACAGGACGTGGCCGGTGGCGTCGGATGCCACGCGCACGGCCATGCGATCGGCGATCGGCGTCTCGTGGGTGAGCTCCAGTGTCTCGGCCGGCCACTCCGACGAGCGGGCCTCGACGGCCACGAAGAAGGAACGGACGGTGCCGCTGCCGATCACGGTTCCGTCGTAGCTCAGCATGCAGATGCCCAGGGATGTCGTGCCCAGAGGACTGAGTGCGTGTGCGGTCGCCAGCACGGGACCGTCGAGGTCGCCGAGACCGTCGAGACCCACGTCCATCGACAACTCGCTCGACACCGTCCAGTGGCCCGGCGGCCGACGGTAGTGATTGACGATCCCCGCTGCCGCGTCGACCAGGATGGCGAGCGGCCCCACCGTCGGCGCAGCCGTGAAGGGATTGCGGTAGCGATTCATCTCCATGGCGATCGACGCAGTCGCGGCGGCGACGTCGGATTCGAGGTAGGTCATCCCGAACCGCACCTGAATCGAGTCGGGCGTTTCGAGGTCCCGGTGGTCGACCTCGTCGACACCGGTGTCGACGTCGGTCATTCGAGGAGGTCGACGACCGTGGACATCTCCGAGCCCGTGAGGACGAATTCCTCGGCCTTCTGCAGGTGGCGCTTCCAGAGTTCGCCGGCCTTGTCGGCGTCGCCCGCCTTGATCATGTCCAGCACCATGCGGTGGGTCTTCGACGACCGCCGGACCGCCTGCTCCGCTCGCGCACCCGCGGTGGGTTGCAGTGAGCGGTTGGCCTTTTCGATGATGTGATGGAGCATGTCGCTGACGATCTGCAGGGTGTCGTTACCCGACAGCCGGGCGATCGCCGCATGGAAGTCGGTGAGTTGGTCGACGGCGTCGCTGCCGGGGTTCAACTGGGCTTCGCGCTCGACGATCTCCTCGAGTTCGGCGATTGCCTTGGGGTCGCGGTCCCGTGCCAGCCGCTCGACCATCGGCACCTCGAGGGCGGCCCTGGCGTCGTAGACGTCCTTGACCTTGACGCCCTCGTATTCGAGGATCAACCCGGCGTACCGGGCCAGGGTCTCGCGCCGAGGGCGGGTGACGCGGGCTCCGCCGCGGACGCCACGCTGCACCTGGATGAGCGACTCCGATTCGAGCACCCGGAAGGCTTCGCGCAGCGTCGGCCTCGACACCCCGAAGCGCTCCATCAGTTCCGACTCCGGGGGCAGCATGGTGCCCTCGGTGATCTCGCCGCGGATGAACATCCGCCGCAAGACCGTGGCCACCCGATCGGCCATCTTCGGTTCCCGAAGACTGGTGACCTCCATGACAACCTCCACGAGTGACGCCGATAGAAACAGCTAACTATTTGTCAGGTTAAACGACTTCCTGGCAGGAACCTGCAGTGACGTGTGCGTCAGTGACGAAGATCATCAGTACCCCATCGCCCGTCCCATGAGGTCCTTCATGATCTCGGTCGTGCCGGCGTAGAGGCGCTGAACCCGAGAATCGCGCCACAGCCTGGCCACTTCGTACTCGTTGATGTAGCCGTACCCGCCATACATCTGCAGGCAGCGGTCGATGATCTCCCACTGCACCTCCGAGGTCCACCACTTCAGGCCCGCGGCATCCTGATCGCTGAGCGTGCCGTCGTTCACCGAGAGCACGCACTGGTCCAGGTAGGTCTGGGCGGCGTCGAGCTTGGTCTGCATCTCGGCCAGGAAGTGCCGGTTGACCTGAAACTTGCCGATCGGTTGCCCGAATGCGGTGCGTTCGGATGCGTACTGCTTGGTCAGGTCCAGGGCGCGACGAGCCGCGGGTAGTGCGTAGCAGGCCACGCCGACCCGTTCGCTCGGCAGGTTGCCGACCAGGTGGTAGAAGCCCCGGTTGAGCTCACCCACAAGATTCTCCTTGGGCACCCTGACGTCTTCGAAGAAGAGCTCGGCGGTGTCGGCGGAGTACTGGCCGATCTTGTCCAACTTGCGGCCGCGGCTGAACCCCTCCATGCCGTCCTCGATCATCAGCAGACTGATGCCCTTGTGACGCTCGGACGGCTCGGTCTTGACGGCGGTCAGCACCAACTTGGACAGCAGGCCGTTGCTGATGAAGGTCTTCTGACCATTGACCACCCAGTGGTCGCCCGCGTCGCGCGCCGTCGTCTTGATGCCGCCGAGATCCGACCCGGCTGCGGGTTCGGACATCGCGATCGAGCCGATCAGCTCGCCGGTGACGAAGCCGGGCAGCCAGCGCTCCTTCTGCTCGTCGGTGGTGAGGTTCTGCATGTAGGGCATCAAGATGTCGTTCTGCACGCCGAGGCCGATGCCGACCGACCCGGTCAGGAACA
This region includes:
- a CDS encoding PaaI family thioesterase, translating into MTDVDTGVDEVDHRDLETPDSIQVRFGMTYLESDVAAATASIAMEMNRYRNPFTAAPTVGPLAILVDAAAGIVNHYRRPPGHWTVSSELSMDVGLDGLGDLDGPVLATAHALSPLGTTSLGICMLSYDGTVIGSGTVRSFFVAVEARSSEWPAETLELTHETPIADRMAVRVASDATGHVLSQRVDPCLNNEIDIVHGGVASAALEFAASAAMNEGRADTPLQTASLRVNFLRPFVAGARTRYVGAAVRVGRSSGVADAQAIGDDGKVALVARATGYR
- a CDS encoding amidohydrolase family protein, which gives rise to MALIENSVGELPYRLTDFDQHSYEAEDCFSRFMPKAKLDTAVRTIIAPSGRKMLLANDRLVTALENDMDQAYVPGSLVEMLKQRASGDATDADRFYEPMQIEYLDKEARLKQLDEQQIERTIMYPGGWALFAEQYLTGIEPLYDNLESFNKWIDEDWGFAHQDRIYAPAMLSFRDLDRAVEELERVLNAGARFIVLPAGPAYGRSPGDPYFDPIWSRINEARAVVCYHISEFHYQDNVASHWGWELKPPFQFSAWQWQNTYGERPITDTLSALIFDNVFGRFPNIKVLVSEFGAEWVPHFIRHMDKSRGMARGGPWLGGQLTERPSTIFKRHVRVVPYPEDDTIGLIEKLGSTETLLMGSDWPHAEGLREPADFWNKVDGLDDETKRLFLRENGMKLSSGIV
- a CDS encoding acyl-CoA dehydrogenase family protein → MRRNIFEDVHDDFRATARAFFERECVPNVEKWEKDGKVSREAWLAAGAAGLIGWEFDEKYGGLGVKDFRFNQIISEEMFLTGSVGIGLGVQNDILMPYMQNLTTDEQKERWLPGFVTGELIGSIAMSEPAAGSDLGGIKTTARDAGDHWVVNGQKTFISNGLLSKLVLTAVKTEPSERHKGISLLMIEDGMEGFSRGRKLDKIGQYSADTAELFFEDVRVPKENLVGELNRGFYHLVGNLPSERVGVACYALPAARRALDLTKQYASERTAFGQPIGKFQVNRHFLAEMQTKLDAAQTYLDQCVLSVNDGTLSDQDAAGLKWWTSEVQWEIIDRCLQMYGGYGYINEYEVARLWRDSRVQRLYAGTTEIMKDLMGRAMGY
- a CDS encoding class I adenylate-forming enzyme family protein, whose product is MSETVLDMFRRNVTDAPDSPMLAYFDGVLTVGDVDRVSNALAVALTDGGFTRGDRLALYLQNVPQYVIALIAAWKLGGIAVAINPMLTPREIDKLIADSTPTTFLALSELYSDDLATTLDRSSVTRVITTSAVDFQHANDARVLPAERLSTPVGTDDLTDLVDHFDGQTPEVLMVTPDDVAVITYTSGTTGVPKGAMNTHHNVATGGSAYRDWFGLGADDVILGVAPLFHVTGLSGHIAVAIAARASLVLSYRFDIGVTLDMIRAYAPTFTVGAITVFIALANSADVTNDALSSLATIASGGAPIPAATVERFETRFGVYVHNVYGMTETTSPVLSVPMGTRAPVGAETEALSVGVPVLSAEVRVVDETGAALPAGQLGELAVRGPQIVPGYWRNEIETSAAIKGGWLLTGDVGYVDDDGWYYLVDRKKDMIVVSGYKVWPREVEDVLYTHDAILEAGVVGIPDPYRGETVKAYVSLRDGFTVEPHELVDFCRARMAAYKYPREVEIVDVIPKTATGKILRRSLRDGVSR
- a CDS encoding Zn-ribbon domain-containing OB-fold protein, whose protein sequence is MTGHRREEPYPSNGELVQRFPGEPITHDNAAHYRGRLRKQLLVNRCDDCAIWHAPPKPVCPECWSANVTATPVTGNGEIFMNVFLHQGPPAPGVDYSTPYPVVTVELEEQVGLRFTATVADADNDDIRIGQAVRLDWRERNGAPMPVFVLAGAGA
- a CDS encoding thiolase C-terminal domain-containing protein, producing MSNSSRNPMKDHVAIAGASTTGFVASNLERSQTSLAAEACIDVIRKCGLTAADVDGLCGSWPNAEILQAALGLPEITWSGNPTIPMVDHVATAAAAVHSGLCEVALVYHAAYRSAWNTTSSLKDPFRRIATPGLSDPHPGPESVAAAVGYTAWASRYMYEYGATSEDFGLVAINDRTNAARNPAAAKRDPMTMEDYLASRMIRWPLRLLDMDVPVDGADAFIVTTTERARDLPLPPVLINAAVLGQVAHNEEDQTVSLRHHGQQVVVDTLKRKGDFWIDDVDVYFPYDGFTPITLNWIENAGWCKPGEAGDFLREHWVPEEKRALINGRIPINPHGGSLSEGATQGSGHVREAVHQLQGLAGDRQVPDARTALVTAGGFFFNAQGLTLHTG
- a CDS encoding FadR/GntR family transcriptional regulator, whose translation is MEVTSLREPKMADRVATVLRRMFIRGEITEGTMLPPESELMERFGVSRPTLREAFRVLESESLIQVQRGVRGGARVTRPRRETLARYAGLILEYEGVKVKDVYDARAALEVPMVERLARDRDPKAIAELEEIVEREAQLNPGSDAVDQLTDFHAAIARLSGNDTLQIVSDMLHHIIEKANRSLQPTAGARAEQAVRRSSKTHRMVLDMIKAGDADKAGELWKRHLQKAEEFVLTGSEMSTVVDLLE
- a CDS encoding enoyl-CoA hydratase/isomerase family protein; this translates as MSDADEPHAIFETIGKGIARLRINRPDRLGAYTPRMCAEMLDGIRRFRLDDALRVLILTGSGRGFCAGGDVSPDAGFADDLTKQVGRARELREDSHAVITALTKLDKPVLCAVNGIAVNGGLAFALACDLRIVAESARLGDTSGRAGLLPDEGGAWLFPRAMGYDRAFRMVALSEIYDSATASTLGLATEVVPDAELESRSIELAERFVAAAPLAVRAVKTMMRRGLESTLDSSLGDAQQAVLWVGPSDDAQEGKAAFLERRAPKFTGH